The sequence CGAAGGATGCCCCGAGCATGCCGTCCTCCTGGTGGAACTCGAGACCGGGGAGCGCCGCAGCGCGACCCCGGAGGAACTGCTGCGGCAGACCGCAGAGGAGTGAGCCGATGCCCAGCGTAGCCGTCATCGGCGCCCAGTGGGGCGACGAGGGCAAGGGGAAGATCGTCGACATTTACAGCCGGGAGGCCCGGGGAGTCGTCCGCTTCCAGGGGGGCAACAACGCGGGCCACACCCTGGTGGTGGGGGGCGAGAAGGTGATCCTGCACCTCATCCCCTCGGGCATCTTGAACCCCGGCACCGTGTGCTGCATCGGCAACGGGGTGGTGGTGGACCCCGAGGTGCTCCTGCGCGAGATCGAAGGGCTTCGCAAGAAGGGGAAGTTCCCCCGCCCCGAGGCCCTGGTCGTCTCCGAAGCGGCCCACCTCATCCTCCCGTGCCACAAGGCCATCGACGCGGCGCGCGAGGCCCGGGCCGGCGGCCGGAAGATCGGCACCACCGGGCGCGGCATCGGCCCCTGCTACGAGGACAAGGCCGCCCGCCGGGGTATCCGCGTGGGGGACCTGCTCCACCCCTCGGCGCTGCGCGAAGGGGTCCGCCAGCTCCTGGACGAGCGAAACGCCCTGCTCGCCCACCTGGGAGCCGAGACCTTCGACCCCGAGGCCACGGCCGACGCCCTCGAAGCCCACGGGGAGCAGCTGCGGCCCTACATCGGCGACGTGGCCGCCCTGGTCCACGGCTGGCTCGCGGCGGGAGACAACGTGCTCTTCGAGGGGGCTCAGGGCACGCTCCTCGACATCGACCACGGCACCTACCCCTTCGTCACGAGCTCCAACACCCTGGCAGGCGGGGCGTGCACCGGCGCCGGCGTGGGCCCCAAGGACATCGGCGCCGTCATCGGCATCACCAAGGCCTACGCGACCCGGGTGGGGGAAGGCCCCTTCCCCACCGAGCTCCACGACGCGACCGGGGCCCGCCTGCGCGAGCGGGGCGCCGAGTTCGGCTCCACCACCGGCCGCCCGCGACGCTGCGGCTGGCTCGACCTGGTGGCGCTTCGCGACGCCTGCCGCCTCAACGGTCTCACCGGCCTGGCCGTGACCAAGCTCGACGTCCTCCAGGGGCTCGACGAGGTGCGGGTCGGCGTGGGCTACAGCCTGGACGGCACCGCCATCGACCGCGTTCCCCGCCGGGCCGACGACGTCGCCCGCTGCCGCCCCGTCTACGAGACCCTTCCCGGCTGGACGGAGGACATCGCCGGCGCCCGTGCCCTCGACGACCTCCCGGCCAACGCCCGCCGCCTGCTGGACCGCATCGCCCAGGCCACCGCCTGCCCCGTGGTGCTCGCCTCCGTGGGCCCCGGCCGGGAGGACACCATCGAGCTGGCGAATCCGTTCGGAGAATAGCGTTCCACGTGCCGCGTTCCGCGTGCCACGTGAGGAAGGGCTCGTGCCGAGCTCCACGTGTCAGGTTCCGGTTCCTGGGTTGCTACGTGGAACCTGGCACGCGGAACGTGGCACAACGCTCCTCGGCACTCAGCACTCGACGTGCGTATCGACCGATTCGAGGATCTCGACTCTTGGAAGGAAGCACGGGCGCTCGACAAGGAGGTCTATGGCGGGCTAGCCGCGTGCCACGATAGGGGCTTTCGCGAACAGATCCAGCGGGCCGCGGTCTCCGTGATGGCAAACATCGCCGAGGGCTTCGCCCGAGCAACCCCGAAGGAGTGCATCCACTTCTTCACCATCGCTCGGGGTTCCACCGCCGAGGTCAAGAGCCTGTGCTACCTTGCCCTTGACCTCGGCTACCTGAACGGCGATAGTTTTGCCCCGTTGACCGAGCGGTGCGACAAGATCAAGGCGCTCATAGCGGATTCATACGGCACCTGAAGAGGTGAAGATAGCGTTCCGGGTGTCAAGTTCCGCGCGCCACGTCAGAAGCCAGGACTCGGCACCCCATGCCCGGCACTCAGCACCCGGCACTTGGCACTTGGCACGCCGTTCGCAACGTGGGCCGTTAGCTCAGTCGGTAGAGCACCTGACTTTTAATCAGGTGGTCGCAGGTTCGATCCCTGCACGGCTCACCACGTTTTTTTGATCCTCCCCTTCGGCCATGTAGACGCCTTGTAGACAGGCAGGGAAGGAAAACAGGGTAAAGGGAGCGGCTCGGCTCCCACAGTTCGGCCCCCTCGCGTGGCAAGGTTGCCCCCCCGGGCTGCCCGCCTGGGGGCCGATCTGTCTGGGGTGCTCGGATTACCTGCGCCACTTGGAAGGCGACCAGCACGCAACATGCTGGTCACTCGCCGAGGCACTCGTTGTGAAGGGGGTAAAGCACCATGGAAGACGACTTTATTGGCTTTCTTGGCTTTCTCTGGAGTGGCTTTCTCTGGTTGGTGCTTGCGGCAGTAGTGTGCTGGCTTATTCTGATCGGTCTGGTCGCCCCCTTACTTGATCTCGACCCGATGCGCGTCGCACGGAAGAAGATGGAGACGGCCGCTCAGGCCGTGGATTACGGTGCGTACCAGGCCCTCAGTTCAGCGAACATCCGCGCACAGCATCGGTTTGCCTTCAAGCTCGACCTCTACGTTGAGCGGTCGGACCTCGAGCGCATTCCCTTCCCGGACCGAGATGCGACGCTCGAGGCTGTCACCAAGCCCTGGTGTGCCGAGGCTCCGTGGTATTGGCTTCCGCGTGTACGATTCCGGGATATCCGATCCGGAGAGCTTCTGTCGTCCCATTGGTGCCTGTAAGGTAGTCCCCGACGGCCAAGTCGCGGGCGTCGCCGATAACCCCCGGTACATTTGCTGGAGGTTATGCTGGTTGATTCCCGTCTCCATCCGGAGACCCCCCACGGCCTTGCCGGCGGCGTCGCGGGCTTGACCCAGCTAAGACGCACGAGGAGTCATCTCGGGCGCTCTCCGGGCTCGACGCTTCTAGTCCCGCCTCTTCTCAAAATCCTTCCACCACTCACGGGCCAGCCGCTGCGCCTCCGCAATCTGGGCTGGGGTCATCTTCTCCGCGACGTGGTCACGGTTTCGGGCAGCGCGATCTCTGTCTTCGCCGGTCAATCCCGAGGCCGCGAGGTTGTACCACTTGTGGGCCTCGGCGTAGTCCTGGGGCACACCTTCGCCTTTGCCGTACATGACCCCGAGGTTGAACTGAGCCCGGGCGCCCCCCCTGCTCGGCGGCCCGGCGGTACCACTTCATCGCCTCCGCGTAGTCCTGGGGTACCCCTTGGCCTTTGCCGTACATGACCCCGAGGTTGTTCTGAGCCCTGGCGTCCCCCTGCTCGGCAGCCTTGCGGAACCACTTCACCGCCTCCGCGTAGTCCTAGGCGACCCCTTCGCCCTTTTCAAATTTGACGCCGAGCCTAAGTTGTGACTCTGCGTCTCCCGCCTCCGCGAGCCGCCTGAGGTCATCTATCTCGCCACTCTGGACAGCCGTCGCGGCCGCCAGAAGGAACACCAGCAGGGCGAACAGCAGTTTGGGGCGGGTCATGTGTTCTCCTCCCAGGCGCACACGAGACACAGGGTCTCCCCCACCCACTTCTGCATCGCGATCGCCAGGGCGCCGGAAAAGGCGTCCGGTGGACCACCAGCCCGAGGGCCGGCCACCCGGGCCCGTCGGGGCAGGGCAGGCTCATGAGGTATCCGCGGGCGGAAAACTGCACTGCTGAGGCGATCGCGCTTCTTCGGGCAGAGGCCGCGTAGGGCATCTAGATTCGCGATCAACCGGCCGCCGGCTAGGCGCTGCTCAGCCGTCACAGGTTATCGCGGGCGTGGGCCCGTCCCTCTTCATCTTCTCTTCGGCCGATCCACTCCTTGGTTCTTCGCCTACTACAAAAAGTGCCCCCCAATATTGAATGAAATCTCATCATTCTCTTCCTTTAATTGGCGCTGCAATTCCTCCAGGAGATCCCATGCGTTGTGTCTGTTTAGATCCACTCGCAGGTCCACTTCGTAGATCATCTTGCTGCGCTTGGTGCGGACGCCGTTTATGCCGCTACAAACAGACCCTCTTGCTTGGTCCACTTCGAAGTTGGCAAAACCTCTATGCTCTTTAGCTGACATTAGAAATCATCCCTTTCTGCATTCTTATTTGATGATAGAATAGATTCTATATGACCAATGCGTTCGAGCGCTTCGCCAACACTCTTCTCAATGAACATCTGAAACCCGAAGCCAAATCTCCAAAACATGGACAAGCCCCGAAGCAGTAGGAGCGCGATTACTAGCAAGAGAATGTTTCGAATTGCTGGCCCCCCCACAAAATCAACCAGAGTGAGAACCCGATCCTTTGTTTCTAGCCAGCCGGTCGGCATGATCACTCCTTCCCGCGTGAGCGAACACAGGGTCGTGGGGTGGGCGTCAGAGGTAAGGTAGCAGTTCAGGGAAGGGGGAGCCACCCAGGAGCCGCACGGGGCTCAGATACCGCGCCCGGGTGACAAGAAAGGTGGGGCCCCCTCCGCCATGCCACGGAGGGGGCCCCAGGCCGGCCCGGAGGAAAGGAGACAAACCCCCGGGGTCGGGCTCAACCGAGCCGTGTCAGTCGATCATCCAGCGCCGCTTGAGGTCCTGGGGGATGGTCTCGCTGTCGAAAGCCCCCGCTGCCACCCGGAGCCGGACCCACTGTAACCTGAGTTCCGGCTCGGTAGGCACA is a genomic window of Thermodesulfobacteriota bacterium containing:
- a CDS encoding four helix bundle protein, producing the protein MRIDRFEDLDSWKEARALDKEVYGGLAACHDRGFREQIQRAAVSVMANIAEGFARATPKECIHFFTIARGSTAEVKSLCYLALDLGYLNGDSFAPLTERCDKIKALIADSYGT
- a CDS encoding adenylosuccinate synthase, whose product is MPSVAVIGAQWGDEGKGKIVDIYSREARGVVRFQGGNNAGHTLVVGGEKVILHLIPSGILNPGTVCCIGNGVVVDPEVLLREIEGLRKKGKFPRPEALVVSEAAHLILPCHKAIDAAREARAGGRKIGTTGRGIGPCYEDKAARRGIRVGDLLHPSALREGVRQLLDERNALLAHLGAETFDPEATADALEAHGEQLRPYIGDVAALVHGWLAAGDNVLFEGAQGTLLDIDHGTYPFVTSSNTLAGGACTGAGVGPKDIGAVIGITKAYATRVGEGPFPTELHDATGARLRERGAEFGSTTGRPRRCGWLDLVALRDACRLNGLTGLAVTKLDVLQGLDEVRVGVGYSLDGTAIDRVPRRADDVARCRPVYETLPGWTEDIAGARALDDLPANARRLLDRIAQATACPVVLASVGPGREDTIELANPFGE